In Mycobacterium gallinarum, a single window of DNA contains:
- a CDS encoding sensor histidine kinase encodes MVAVTDTSPEAAVAPVDTENQVRPAPARSIGVVPTASMVTGAAIALVWFWVPLTILIVGASSIPSVIGFLLAGVVFVYLMRGVEWIERMRSEAVFGLGIAVPFRTTSPYTGFQRWAHQLWLDISSARLWKATAHHFLRMTYDLVATGIACGLVAFAVLGPAAAIAVRQSDADAGLTFIPPLLAWLLAAVAIAAAVSILIFAPILDAAIDRWLLTPSPMTALQHQVSALADARLGAVSSAQTERHRIERDLHDSVQPRLVSLAMTIGLAQTKLDTDLPAAKTLIAEAHDDAKNALVELRNVVRGIAPTILSDRGLDAALSSVVQRSAVPTVLDIDLPRRLPEEVEACAYFVVAEAVTNIAKHANATQAAVTVRLDTSSNQLFVSVFDNGRGGASITDDENATGLRGLDERVRAARGTFSVSSPTTGPTTVTAVLPCA; translated from the coding sequence ATGGTCGCAGTCACCGACACGAGTCCAGAGGCCGCCGTCGCCCCCGTCGATACCGAGAATCAGGTGCGGCCTGCCCCCGCCCGCAGCATCGGCGTGGTTCCGACGGCGTCGATGGTCACCGGCGCCGCGATCGCGCTGGTGTGGTTCTGGGTTCCTCTCACCATTCTGATCGTCGGCGCCTCGTCGATCCCCAGTGTCATCGGCTTCCTGCTGGCGGGCGTCGTCTTCGTCTATCTGATGCGCGGAGTCGAATGGATCGAACGCATGCGAAGCGAGGCGGTCTTCGGGCTGGGCATCGCGGTTCCATTTCGCACGACGTCGCCGTATACCGGGTTCCAGCGCTGGGCCCATCAGCTCTGGCTGGACATCAGCAGCGCCAGGCTCTGGAAGGCCACCGCCCATCACTTTCTCCGGATGACCTACGACCTCGTGGCCACCGGGATCGCCTGTGGTCTAGTCGCTTTCGCGGTCCTGGGGCCCGCCGCGGCGATTGCTGTCCGGCAAAGCGATGCGGATGCGGGTCTGACGTTCATCCCACCGCTGTTGGCATGGCTGCTCGCCGCGGTGGCGATCGCCGCCGCGGTTTCGATTCTGATCTTCGCGCCGATCCTCGACGCGGCCATCGACCGGTGGCTGCTGACGCCATCACCGATGACCGCACTGCAGCATCAGGTCAGCGCGCTGGCCGACGCAAGACTGGGCGCGGTGTCCTCGGCGCAGACGGAACGCCACCGCATCGAGCGCGATCTGCATGACAGCGTGCAGCCGCGGCTGGTCTCGCTGGCGATGACGATCGGCCTGGCCCAGACCAAGCTGGACACCGATCTGCCCGCGGCCAAGACATTGATCGCCGAGGCGCACGACGACGCCAAGAACGCGCTCGTCGAACTGCGCAACGTGGTGCGCGGCATCGCGCCGACCATTCTGTCCGACCGCGGCCTCGACGCCGCGTTGTCTTCGGTGGTGCAGCGATCGGCCGTGCCGACGGTTCTCGATATCGACCTTCCGCGCCGACTACCCGAGGAGGTCGAGGCGTGCGCATATTTCGTGGTCGCCGAGGCTGTCACGAACATCGCCAAACACGCCAACGCCACGCAGGCGGCGGTCACGGTGCGGCTCGACACGTCGTCGAACCAGCTGTTCGTGTCCGTGTTCGACAACGGTCGCGGCGGCGCGTCGATCACCGACGACGAGAACGCCACCGGCTTACGCGGTCTGGACGAACGCGTGCGCGCGGCCCGCGGCACCTTTAGCGTCTCCAGCCCCACCACCGGCCCGACCACCGTCACCGCGGTCCTGCCATGCGCGTAG
- a CDS encoding SDR family NAD(P)-dependent oxidoreductase, translated as MTTQWAPSRLGDLSGKRIIVTGATNGVGLGTARALVRTGAHVILAVRNLELGAQRAAEMGGDTSVVKLDLADQSSVRAFPDLLEGDVDILINNAGLVAQTRSDTVDGFEMMLGTNFLGPFALTNLLFERVRSKIINVGSDAHKGGVIAFDDPHLRTRKWSSLPAYARSKLAVMLWGLELDRRLREANSPVTSFLTHPGWVASNLSNVSDTRVMSAFHSVVTRVANVIGNDIDAGAATSLYCISEPIPPGSFVGIDGRFGFKGGPTLAGRTANACDYEDAQKLWEFAESETGTTFPIRGT; from the coding sequence GTGACGACACAGTGGGCGCCGAGCCGACTCGGCGATTTGAGCGGCAAGCGCATCATCGTGACCGGCGCGACGAACGGTGTGGGCCTGGGAACGGCGCGGGCGTTGGTCCGCACCGGTGCGCACGTGATTCTCGCGGTGCGCAACCTGGAACTGGGCGCCCAGCGCGCGGCCGAGATGGGCGGCGACACCTCCGTCGTCAAGCTGGACCTGGCCGACCAGTCTTCGGTGCGTGCGTTTCCCGACCTGCTCGAGGGTGACGTCGACATCCTCATCAACAACGCGGGGCTGGTCGCACAGACGCGAAGCGACACCGTCGACGGCTTCGAGATGATGCTCGGCACGAACTTCCTCGGCCCGTTCGCGTTGACCAACCTGCTGTTCGAACGGGTGCGATCGAAGATCATCAATGTCGGCTCGGACGCCCACAAAGGAGGCGTCATCGCCTTCGATGATCCGCATCTGCGCACGCGGAAGTGGTCCTCCCTTCCGGCCTACGCGCGCTCGAAATTGGCCGTCATGTTGTGGGGGCTGGAGCTGGATCGCCGTTTGCGTGAAGCGAATTCGCCGGTCACGTCGTTCCTGACACATCCGGGCTGGGTGGCTTCGAACCTGTCCAACGTCTCCGACACCCGCGTGATGTCTGCGTTTCACTCGGTGGTGACGAGAGTCGCGAACGTCATCGGCAACGACATCGACGCCGGTGCCGCGACGTCGCTGTACTGCATCAGCGAGCCCATTCCGCCGGGCAGTTTCGTGGGCATCGACGGACGGTTCGGATTCAAGGGCGGACCGACGCTCGCCGGCCGCACGGCGAACGCCTGCGACTACGAAGACGCCCAGAAGCTTTGGGAGTTCGCCGAGAGCGAGACGGGAACGACATTCCCCATCAGGGGCACGTGA
- a CDS encoding GNAT family N-acetyltransferase translates to MTLSHDETVIGAIGWRRPQPHIVDFGYYLGRPWWGRGLMSEAVQLVLDSAGRDPVVYRIAAHCHVDNTASARVLERNGLSLEGRLRRYTVLPYISEEPQDCLLFAKAVK, encoded by the coding sequence GTGACGCTGAGTCATGATGAGACCGTGATAGGTGCCATCGGGTGGCGGCGCCCGCAACCACACATCGTCGACTTCGGTTACTACCTGGGTCGGCCATGGTGGGGGCGGGGGCTCATGTCGGAAGCGGTGCAGCTCGTGCTCGACAGTGCCGGACGCGATCCAGTCGTGTACCGAATCGCGGCGCATTGCCACGTCGACAACACCGCATCGGCGAGGGTGCTGGAACGCAACGGGCTCTCCCTCGAAGGCCGGCTGCGGCGTTACACCGTCCTACCCTATATCAGCGAGGAACCGCAGGACTGCCTGTTGTTCGCCAAGGCGGTGAAGTAG
- a CDS encoding response regulator transcription factor — translation MRVVIAEDSALLRAGIERILTDGGHEVVAGVPDATDLLRLVNEKRPDLAIVDVRMPPTFTDEGIRAAALLRSQNPESPVLVLSHYVEERYAADLISSDTRGFGYLLKDRVADVPAFLDAVEVIGGGGTVLDPEVVSQILVRTHRRTVLDQLTEREHDVLQLMAEGKTNSAIAAALHISVGSAEKHIASIFTKFALAPDESENRRVLAVLRYLES, via the coding sequence ATGCGCGTAGTGATCGCCGAGGACTCCGCACTGCTGCGGGCCGGCATCGAACGCATCCTCACCGACGGGGGCCACGAGGTCGTCGCAGGGGTGCCCGACGCCACCGACCTGCTCCGACTGGTCAATGAGAAGCGCCCCGACCTGGCCATCGTCGACGTGCGGATGCCACCGACCTTCACCGACGAGGGCATCAGGGCTGCCGCGTTGCTGCGCAGCCAAAACCCAGAGTCGCCCGTGCTGGTGCTCTCCCACTATGTGGAGGAGCGCTACGCGGCGGACCTGATCTCCTCGGACACAAGGGGATTCGGATACCTGCTCAAGGACAGGGTGGCCGACGTTCCCGCCTTTCTCGACGCCGTCGAGGTGATCGGCGGCGGTGGAACGGTGCTCGACCCCGAGGTGGTGTCGCAGATCCTCGTGCGCACACACCGCCGCACCGTCCTCGACCAGCTCACCGAACGCGAGCACGACGTCCTGCAGTTGATGGCCGAGGGCAAGACCAACTCGGCGATCGCTGCGGCCCTTCACATCTCGGTGGGTTCCGCCGAAAAGCACATCGCATCGATCTTCACCAAGTTCGCTCTTGCTCCCGACGAAAGCGAGAACCGCCGTGTGCTGGCGGTGCTGCGCTATCTCGAATCCTGA
- a CDS encoding LLM class flavin-dependent oxidoreductase encodes MPVMESDLDASTLREWAQVIDAGPFSSLCWGERIAFSNPDSPTLLGALSAWTERVRLVTTVIVPQLHDPVMLAKALATGDMLSGGRLTVGLGVGGRNEDYLAVGADVATQTMRGMADSVAVMRRVWAGEKVTESVEPVGPQPLQAGGPQLLVGTMGPKTVRSAAAWADGLAGTTLDLDVDKENKLFDVAREAWAQAGKQPPHLATSFWFAIGNGDGTRAQVHEHLRRYMNWIPVEYVDAMAPTTGWAGTGGELLEVLRGFAAIGTDEIHLIPTSSDIDQVRQVAEVVEELQRSS; translated from the coding sequence ATGCCGGTGATGGAGTCGGACCTGGACGCGTCGACGCTCCGAGAATGGGCGCAGGTGATCGATGCCGGTCCGTTCTCGTCGCTGTGCTGGGGCGAGCGCATCGCATTCAGCAACCCCGACTCGCCGACCCTGCTTGGTGCGTTGTCGGCCTGGACCGAGCGGGTGCGGTTGGTGACCACCGTCATCGTTCCCCAGCTTCACGATCCGGTCATGCTGGCCAAGGCGCTGGCCACCGGCGACATGCTCAGCGGCGGTCGACTGACGGTCGGGCTCGGCGTGGGCGGCAGGAACGAGGATTACCTCGCCGTCGGCGCGGATGTCGCGACCCAGACGATGCGCGGAATGGCCGACAGCGTCGCGGTGATGCGACGCGTATGGGCCGGCGAGAAGGTCACCGAGTCCGTCGAACCGGTCGGGCCGCAGCCGCTGCAGGCCGGTGGGCCGCAACTGCTGGTCGGCACCATGGGTCCCAAGACCGTCCGCAGTGCCGCCGCGTGGGCTGACGGGCTGGCGGGTACGACGTTGGATTTGGACGTCGACAAGGAGAACAAGCTGTTCGACGTCGCACGCGAGGCGTGGGCGCAGGCGGGCAAGCAACCTCCCCACCTGGCCACGTCGTTCTGGTTTGCGATCGGCAATGGCGATGGCACCCGGGCACAGGTCCACGAGCATCTGCGCCGCTACATGAACTGGATTCCGGTCGAGTACGTCGACGCGATGGCGCCGACCACAGGTTGGGCGGGTACCGGCGGCGAGTTGCTGGAGGTACTGCGCGGATTCGCCGCGATCGGAACTGACGAGATCCATTTGATCCCGACGAGTTCGGACATCGACCAGGTTCGGCAGGTCGCAGAAGTGGTCGAGGAGCTTCAGAGGTCGTCGTAG
- a CDS encoding lipoprotein LpqH: MKAAAPIRLTAAGVAFLCVLAGCSKSDGQASPVPSEPASGTASESATTDAATPADYSTLLITTENIDSSEPFTAEPPILNPNGDAGVSGRFFAEDSSMIGSTIRVLADPAEAARVLELTRNGISNVSGRWEPSPIGTNGSVIAGTSLDQITGITVLTFSEQNAVVTLEFDGPYGKLEGLPTELIDSVARRQLEILKAKLPEIAPPAPLPVAATIGGKPVDVRGPVVCKYWNGRSTITAGNSILKIVVELEPDASLVHRVELADVDDVYLSSPESAATATKTGNTYTVIGTASGESDTTPPKQVTEPFDISLTCP; encoded by the coding sequence GTGAAGGCTGCCGCCCCGATCAGGCTGACCGCAGCAGGTGTGGCATTCCTATGTGTGCTCGCAGGCTGCAGCAAGAGCGACGGTCAGGCATCGCCGGTTCCGTCGGAGCCTGCGAGCGGTACGGCCAGTGAGTCTGCGACCACTGACGCCGCGACGCCCGCTGATTACAGCACCCTGCTCATCACGACCGAAAACATCGACTCATCGGAACCCTTCACCGCTGAGCCGCCGATCCTCAACCCGAACGGCGACGCCGGCGTCAGCGGGCGCTTCTTCGCCGAGGACTCTTCGATGATCGGTTCCACCATCAGAGTCCTGGCCGACCCTGCCGAAGCCGCGAGGGTGCTCGAATTGACCAGGAATGGAATATCAAACGTCTCGGGCAGGTGGGAGCCGTCGCCGATCGGAACCAACGGATCGGTGATCGCGGGGACGTCGCTGGATCAAATCACGGGTATCACGGTGCTCACGTTCTCCGAACAGAACGCCGTCGTCACGCTCGAGTTCGACGGCCCCTACGGCAAGCTCGAAGGATTACCAACGGAACTCATCGATTCGGTCGCTCGGCGTCAACTGGAGATCCTGAAGGCGAAACTGCCGGAGATCGCTCCCCCCGCGCCCCTTCCCGTCGCCGCGACCATAGGCGGCAAGCCGGTGGATGTCCGAGGCCCGGTGGTGTGTAAGTACTGGAATGGCAGGTCCACCATCACCGCGGGCAACTCAATACTCAAGATCGTCGTCGAGCTCGAGCCGGACGCGTCGTTGGTACACCGCGTGGAGCTCGCCGACGTCGACGACGTCTACCTGAGTTCGCCCGAAAGCGCCGCCACCGCCACCAAGACCGGCAACACCTACACGGTCATCGGCACCGCATCTGGTGAGAGCGACACCACCCCGCCAAAGCAGGTCACCGAGCCCTTCGACATCAGCCTCACGTGCCCCTGA
- a CDS encoding alpha/beta fold hydrolase, whose protein sequence is MPASRPDLRPARKVAPSLQFRTVHGYRRAFRIAGSGPAVLLIHGVGDNSTTWDSVHSKLAQRFTVIAPDLLGHGDSDKPRADYSLASFANGMRDLLAVLGIDRVTLVGHSLGGGIAAQFAYQYPHMVERIVLVSCGGVTKDVTPALRLAAVPMGAESLAALRLPGAVPALKFAGRAAKSLLGSTKHGRDLGSGIDLLARLADPKALSAFARTVRGVVDGRGQFITMLDRAYLMPSIPKQIIWGEDDMVIPASHARIAHEAMPGSRLEIFEGSGHMPFRDHPDRFVSVVERFLDSTLPAEYDQTNLGSMMRGCGGEDSAPEATDSISA, encoded by the coding sequence GTGCCTGCTTCACGTCCTGACTTGCGGCCGGCCCGCAAGGTCGCGCCGTCGCTTCAGTTCCGCACCGTTCACGGCTATCGCCGTGCCTTTCGCATCGCCGGATCGGGCCCCGCGGTGCTGTTGATCCACGGAGTCGGCGACAACTCGACGACCTGGGACAGCGTGCATTCCAAACTTGCGCAACGATTTACGGTCATCGCGCCGGACCTCCTGGGCCACGGTGACTCCGACAAGCCGCGCGCCGACTACTCACTGGCGTCCTTCGCCAACGGCATGCGCGACCTTCTCGCCGTACTCGGTATCGACCGCGTCACCCTGGTGGGTCACTCCCTTGGTGGCGGCATCGCCGCACAGTTTGCCTACCAATACCCCCATATGGTGGAACGCATCGTGCTGGTCAGCTGTGGCGGTGTGACGAAGGACGTCACCCCGGCTCTGCGACTGGCAGCAGTGCCGATGGGAGCCGAGTCGCTGGCCGCGTTGCGCCTCCCGGGCGCGGTCCCCGCCCTGAAATTCGCCGGCCGCGCCGCCAAGTCGCTGCTCGGTTCGACCAAGCACGGACGCGATCTGGGCAGCGGTATCGATCTGCTCGCCCGGCTGGCCGATCCGAAGGCTTTGTCGGCGTTCGCGCGGACGGTGCGAGGTGTGGTGGACGGCCGCGGACAGTTCATCACCATGCTCGATCGCGCGTACCTCATGCCATCGATCCCCAAGCAGATCATCTGGGGCGAAGACGACATGGTGATCCCGGCGAGCCACGCGCGGATAGCTCACGAGGCAATGCCCGGTTCACGCTTGGAGATCTTCGAAGGCTCCGGGCACATGCCTTTTCGCGACCACCCCGACCGCTTCGTCTCCGTCGTCGAGCGGTTCCTCGACTCCACACTGCCCGCCGAATACGACCAAACCAACCTCGGCTCGATGATGCGGGGCTGCGGCGGGGAGGACAGCGCGCCCGAGGCGACCGATTCGATCAGCGCCTGA
- a CDS encoding nitronate monooxygenase: MSAFDLRDLTVPIIIAPMAGGPSTPELAAAGSEAGGLGFVPAGYLTAEVFAERITKARQLTTGPVGANLFAPQPSAGTPAAIEAYAKALATEEQRYGAALGSPRFDDDAWAAKIEVLLDLRPDVASFTFGVPSADECRRLRDAGITTVGTVTTVSEAQVAMAAGVDVLAAQGPSAGGHRGTFDPSAQPASESLDQLLAAIKSGADIPVIAAGGLSTADDIRHVIDAGAVAAQLGTAFLLADEAGSSPVHRAALKDPQFTETVVTRSFSGRYARGLRNRFIDEHEAEAPFGYPEVHYLTGPVRAAAVRAGDPHGVNVWAGTGFRELKAGSVAEIFAMLT, from the coding sequence ATGAGTGCATTCGATCTGCGTGACCTCACGGTCCCGATCATCATCGCGCCGATGGCCGGTGGGCCGTCGACGCCCGAACTGGCCGCCGCGGGATCCGAGGCCGGCGGCCTCGGGTTCGTACCCGCGGGGTACCTGACGGCCGAAGTATTCGCCGAGCGCATCACCAAGGCACGTCAGCTGACGACGGGGCCCGTCGGCGCCAATCTGTTTGCGCCACAGCCGAGTGCGGGCACGCCCGCCGCCATCGAGGCTTACGCCAAGGCGCTGGCGACCGAGGAGCAGCGCTACGGCGCGGCCCTCGGGTCGCCGCGGTTCGACGACGACGCGTGGGCCGCGAAAATCGAGGTGTTGCTGGACCTGCGCCCCGACGTGGCGTCCTTCACGTTCGGCGTGCCGAGTGCGGACGAATGCAGACGACTACGCGACGCCGGTATCACGACCGTCGGCACGGTGACGACGGTGTCGGAGGCGCAGGTGGCCATGGCGGCGGGCGTCGATGTGTTGGCGGCGCAGGGCCCGTCAGCGGGCGGACATCGCGGGACGTTTGACCCGTCGGCACAGCCGGCATCCGAATCGCTGGACCAACTTCTGGCGGCGATCAAGAGTGGCGCCGACATCCCGGTGATCGCGGCGGGCGGGCTGTCCACCGCCGACGACATCCGCCACGTCATAGACGCCGGCGCGGTTGCGGCACAACTGGGCACAGCGTTCCTGCTGGCCGACGAAGCCGGCAGTAGTCCTGTGCACCGCGCCGCGCTGAAGGATCCGCAGTTCACCGAAACCGTTGTCACCCGGTCGTTTTCCGGACGCTATGCACGTGGGCTGCGGAACCGGTTCATCGACGAGCACGAAGCCGAGGCGCCGTTCGGCTACCCGGAGGTGCACTATCTCACCGGTCCCGTGCGGGCGGCGGCCGTGCGTGCAGGCGATCCGCACGGTGTGAACGTCTGGGCCGGGACCGGTTTTCGCGAGCTGAAGGCGGGTTCGGTGGCCGAGATCTTCGCCATGCTGACGTAG
- a CDS encoding DUF899 domain-containing protein, which produces MTTPLPPIVSRSEWEQARAELLLREKELTRLKDSVSAARRRLPMVEITEPYTFDSEQGAVTLLDLFDGCRQLILQHFMFGSDWEQGCDGCSMMAEHIGPLSHLHAKDTSFVLVSRAALPKLLEFRDRMGWRLPWVSSGGTTFNEDFGVTVDGGERQSVSVFLRDGGRVFHTWQTFNRGEEPFMVVFDLLDLTPYGRQETWEQSPDGWPQRPPYEWMRLADSY; this is translated from the coding sequence ATGACGACGCCGTTACCGCCTATCGTGTCCCGTTCCGAATGGGAGCAGGCGCGCGCCGAATTGCTGCTTCGGGAAAAAGAACTGACGCGGCTCAAGGACTCCGTCAGCGCGGCCCGGCGCCGCCTACCGATGGTCGAGATCACCGAGCCGTACACGTTCGATTCCGAACAGGGCGCGGTGACGCTGCTTGATCTGTTCGACGGTTGCCGGCAGCTGATCCTGCAGCACTTCATGTTCGGTAGCGATTGGGAGCAAGGATGCGACGGTTGCTCCATGATGGCCGAACACATCGGCCCGCTGTCGCATCTGCACGCGAAAGACACGTCGTTCGTGTTGGTTTCGCGCGCTGCACTGCCCAAGCTGCTGGAATTCCGTGACCGGATGGGCTGGCGGCTTCCGTGGGTGTCGTCGGGAGGCACGACGTTCAACGAGGACTTCGGCGTGACCGTCGACGGAGGGGAGCGCCAATCGGTGAGCGTGTTCCTGCGCGACGGCGGTCGCGTCTTCCACACGTGGCAGACCTTCAACCGCGGGGAGGAACCGTTCATGGTGGTGTTCGACCTGCTCGACCTCACGCCGTACGGACGGCAGGAGACGTGGGAGCAGTCACCGGACGGCTGGCCGCAGCGACCGCCGTACGAGTGGATGCGATTGGCCGACTCCTACTGA
- a CDS encoding DUF4097 family beta strand repeat-containing protein — protein MTTLAPPPPAGPATQPPPPLSPRGRTAIRVALIVAATMLVVGTVASLGGLAIGVSSFRVITDSAPLPPTMRSLTVDTGSVPVAVRITADREVREPRADLRLVNSTRAGENPLMVNTDAGVTLITLSGEGSSFLDWGRAGELTLVLPPDLARRLTVNTQQDNGVVLLNADVDQLIARTDNGEAVLGGSARRIEIYTQNGGVMTRNPISVSESFTAETSNGDIEVDLSDVAPRTVEASSDNGDVTVAVPAAGRYVVNADTENGHTAIRVPRATDRQSASAVITVRSENGDAIVDELR, from the coding sequence GTGACCACTCTTGCTCCCCCGCCCCCGGCCGGTCCGGCAACACAGCCACCGCCCCCGCTGTCACCGCGGGGACGCACCGCAATCCGTGTGGCACTCATCGTCGCGGCGACGATGCTGGTGGTCGGCACCGTCGCATCGCTGGGCGGACTCGCGATCGGCGTCAGCAGCTTCCGGGTCATCACCGACTCCGCACCGCTGCCGCCGACGATGCGGTCGCTGACCGTCGACACGGGCTCCGTCCCGGTCGCGGTCCGCATCACCGCCGATCGTGAAGTCCGCGAACCCCGGGCCGACCTACGGCTGGTGAATTCAACTCGGGCGGGCGAGAACCCGTTGATGGTGAACACCGATGCCGGTGTCACCCTCATCACGCTCAGTGGCGAAGGGTCGTCGTTTCTGGACTGGGGCCGGGCCGGTGAGCTGACGCTCGTGCTGCCACCGGACCTTGCGCGCCGACTGACGGTCAATACCCAGCAGGACAACGGCGTCGTGCTTCTCAACGCCGATGTCGACCAGCTGATCGCGCGAACCGACAACGGTGAGGCGGTGCTCGGCGGATCAGCGCGTCGTATCGAGATCTACACCCAGAACGGCGGTGTGATGACCCGCAATCCGATTTCGGTGTCCGAATCGTTCACGGCCGAAACCTCAAATGGCGACATCGAGGTGGACCTCAGTGACGTCGCGCCTCGCACCGTCGAGGCTTCCAGCGACAACGGTGACGTCACCGTCGCCGTGCCTGCGGCCGGCCGCTACGTGGTGAACGCAGATACGGAGAACGGACACACGGCGATACGGGTCCCCCGGGCGACTGACCGGCAGAGTGCGTCGGCGGTCATCACCGTCCGGTCTGAGAACGGCGACGCGATCGTCGACGAACTGCGGTAG
- a CDS encoding flavin monoamine oxidase family protein, whose translation MQLSRRAFTLGCGALAASQLLPGCSSSSDAPEASKERIVVIGAGMAGLAAARRLADAGMDVTVLEARDRLGGRTWTDTTTLGVPIDLGAAWIHGPEGNPITELADQVDARRVETDFDKPVVFQDGRELAAEVVQVTLQRWQETTNELGVLSADAGEDESVATGLAEVADMNDPLVQWSVASEIVGEYAADPDELSLKWLGNEGEFGGPDLILPGGYTQLVQHLARGLTIRLSTEVNRVSYGGPGVRIETSQGAVEADRAIVTIPLGVLKAGTIAFDPPLADEKRAAIERLGFGLLDKVVLKFDEPFWPDADVIGLVGSEQPVPFLINGETFADVPVLIGLRGGSDAREREVLSDQDAVAQVVTALNAPAPTGSLVTRWAADPYARGSYSFVAVGSSPDDMEALAAPANDRLAFAGEATNAEFFGTVHGAYLSGVREAERILG comes from the coding sequence ATGCAGCTTTCCCGGCGTGCGTTCACGCTGGGTTGCGGCGCGCTTGCAGCCTCTCAATTGCTTCCAGGGTGTAGCAGCAGTAGCGACGCGCCGGAAGCGTCGAAAGAGCGCATCGTGGTGATCGGCGCAGGCATGGCCGGTCTGGCCGCCGCACGGCGTCTTGCCGACGCGGGCATGGACGTCACTGTGCTGGAAGCGCGTGACCGTCTTGGCGGCCGCACGTGGACTGACACGACGACGCTCGGGGTGCCGATCGATCTCGGTGCGGCATGGATCCACGGTCCCGAAGGCAACCCGATCACCGAACTCGCCGACCAGGTCGATGCGCGGCGCGTCGAGACCGACTTCGACAAACCCGTCGTATTCCAGGACGGCCGCGAACTCGCCGCGGAGGTCGTGCAAGTCACCCTGCAGCGCTGGCAGGAGACCACCAACGAACTTGGGGTGCTGAGCGCAGACGCGGGCGAGGACGAGTCGGTCGCGACCGGACTCGCCGAGGTCGCCGACATGAACGATCCGCTCGTCCAATGGAGTGTGGCAAGCGAGATCGTCGGCGAGTACGCGGCCGATCCAGATGAACTGTCGCTCAAGTGGTTGGGCAACGAAGGCGAGTTCGGCGGACCGGATCTGATCCTGCCCGGCGGATACACCCAACTGGTGCAGCATCTTGCGCGCGGGCTGACGATCCGGCTGAGCACCGAGGTTAACCGTGTCAGCTACGGGGGCCCGGGCGTGCGGATCGAGACGTCTCAGGGCGCCGTCGAGGCGGACCGAGCGATCGTCACCATTCCACTGGGTGTGCTCAAGGCGGGCACGATCGCGTTCGACCCGCCGCTGGCCGATGAGAAGCGGGCGGCGATCGAACGTCTGGGCTTCGGTCTGCTCGACAAGGTGGTGCTCAAGTTCGATGAGCCGTTCTGGCCGGACGCCGACGTGATCGGGCTCGTCGGCAGCGAGCAGCCCGTGCCGTTCCTGATCAACGGTGAGACATTCGCCGATGTGCCGGTGTTGATCGGCCTGCGTGGCGGTTCGGATGCGCGTGAGCGAGAAGTCCTTTCCGATCAGGATGCGGTGGCCCAAGTGGTGACGGCGCTGAATGCGCCGGCGCCGACCGGGTCGCTTGTCACCCGTTGGGCCGCAGATCCGTACGCGCGCGGTTCGTACAGCTTCGTCGCCGTCGGCTCGAGTCCCGACGATATGGAGGCTCTCGCCGCACCGGCGAACGACCGGCTCGCGTTCGCCGGTGAGGCCACCAACGCAGAGTTCTTCGGCACCGTCCACGGCGCGTACCTGAGCGGTGTACGCGAAGCCGAGCGAATTCTCGGTTAG
- a CDS encoding VOC family protein, whose amino-acid sequence MAINTTSIAHVRLTVTDIDQSRQFYDSVFGWPILLEVPEQADAATREMLSFLFGGVIYDLGGTLIGLRPVAADRFDEDRVGLDHLAFRVGSKDELDSAVDHLDFLGVAHEPIKDIGPAYILEFRDPDNIALELSAPK is encoded by the coding sequence ATGGCGATCAACACCACGTCTATTGCCCACGTCCGGCTCACCGTGACCGACATCGACCAGTCCCGGCAGTTCTACGACAGCGTGTTCGGCTGGCCGATCCTCCTCGAGGTGCCTGAACAGGCCGACGCCGCGACGCGCGAGATGCTGAGCTTTCTGTTCGGCGGCGTGATCTACGACCTGGGCGGCACACTGATCGGGCTGCGCCCGGTCGCCGCTGACCGCTTCGACGAGGACCGCGTCGGTCTGGACCATCTCGCGTTCCGGGTCGGCAGCAAAGACGAATTGGACTCCGCGGTCGATCATCTCGATTTTCTGGGCGTCGCACATGAGCCGATAAAGGACATCGGCCCGGCTTACATTCTTGAGTTTCGCGACCCCGACAACATCGCGCTCGAGCTCAGCGCCCCGAAGTAG